Below is a window of Nocardia asteroides DNA.
TCGACGTCGCCGACCAGCCGATCGCGGAGGCCGGCCTCGCTCCCGCCGTCGCCGACCTGGCCGCCCGTCCCTTCGATCTCACCCGCGAGATCCCGGTGCGGGCGCGGCTGTACGTCCTGGGTCCCGACGACGTGGTGCTGGTGCTGGTCGTGCACCACATCTCGGTCGACGGACGCTCGATGGGCCCGCTGACCCGGGACCTGGTGACCGCCTACCTGGCCGCGCGCGCCGGGGCCGCGCCGGACTGGTCGCCGCTGCCGGTCACCTACACCGACTACACGCTGTGGAAGCACGACCAGCTGGGCGAGTTCACCGACGAGTGGAGCCGGGCCAGCCACCAGCTGCGGTACTGGGCCAACGCGCTCGCCGGACGGCCCGCGCTGCTGGATCTGCCCGCCCGGGAACAGCGGCTGCCCGCGGACGACCCGGCGGCGGGCGCGCTCGTCCCGGTCGCGTTCGACGCGCGTACCCACGCCGGATTGCTGCGGCTGGCCCAGGACGGCCGGGTGAGCCTGTTCATGGTGTTGCAGGCGGCGTTCGCGGTGACGGTGGGCGCGTTCGCCCGCAGTGCCGATGTCACGGTGGCCACCGCGGTGTCGGGGCGCGATCACCGCCTGCTCGGCGAGCTGGTCGGCAACTTCTCCGACGACGTGCTGATGCGGGTGCGCCTGGACCGGGCGCGCGATGTCGACGAACTGATCGAGCAGGTCCGCCGGGTGGCGCTGGCCGCCTACGCGCACCCCGACACACCCAACCCGCGGCTCAAGCGGTGCCTGCTCCAGGACGGATCGCTGCCGCTGTTCCAGGCGACGCTGATCCTGCAGCGCGCCGAGTCGGCCAGGGGCGCCACCGAATCCGCGGCACCCGGGTTGTCGATCACGGAGGTGCCGACCGGGGTGGTGCGGGCCAAACACGATCTCGAGTTCGGGCTCACCGACCACTACGACCCGCTGGGCGCGCCGGCCGGCATCGACGGCTCGTTCCGGTACCCGGTCGCCCGCTTCGACGAGGAGACCGCGCACCGGTTCGTCACCCGCTTCCGGGCGGTGGTCGGCCTGCTCGCCGACGGCTACCGCGGACCGCTGCCGGTGCTGCTGGCGACCGCGGGCAGGCGTGGTTCGCTCGGGCGGGCCCGGCGCGCGGCCCGGGTGCTGGTCTGATCACGCGCCGCGTTCGAGCGGATAGCCGGCGTCGCGCCAGGCGACGATGCCACCGGCGAGGCTGAACGCCTCGTACCCGGCGCGATGGGCGACGGCGGCGAAGCGCAGCGAGGTCTCGCCGACCGGGCACACGAACACGACCGGCCGGGACCGTGGGAACGGGACGCCC
It encodes the following:
- a CDS encoding condensation domain-containing protein; the encoded protein is MFDPGTGIRSGGYDAGRGVLTAPLRTGADPVCFRPPAPPVAVLAPRARPAFVPLAPAQERMWHAARLGRSADWNVARALRLRGAGVQVPALRTALECLVARHEPLRTIYPATDRGPAQRVVELGEVDLDVADQPIAEAGLAPAVADLAARPFDLTREIPVRARLYVLGPDDVVLVLVVHHISVDGRSMGPLTRDLVTAYLAARAGAAPDWSPLPVTYTDYTLWKHDQLGEFTDEWSRASHQLRYWANALAGRPALLDLPAREQRLPADDPAAGALVPVAFDARTHAGLLRLAQDGRVSLFMVLQAAFAVTVGAFARSADVTVATAVSGRDHRLLGELVGNFSDDVLMRVRLDRARDVDELIEQVRRVALAAYAHPDTPNPRLKRCLLQDGSLPLFQATLILQRAESARGATESAAPGLSITEVPTGVVRAKHDLEFGLTDHYDPLGAPAGIDGSFRYPVARFDEETAHRFVTRFRAVVGLLADGYRGPLPVLLATAGRRGSLGRARRAARVLV